A single Marinitoga aeolica DNA region contains:
- the nadE gene encoding NAD(+) synthase has protein sequence MIKKIESFIEEKIKEYEYNGAMIGISGGIDSAVVGKLCVEALGKENVKGLILPERDSSPETIEDAKLVCDFLGIDYKIVKISPILRKIGVYNLEPPTFFIPRKIQENYVKKEFEKRNYINDLKNQGDKDFLKGLAYYRIKHRIRMVLLYFYAEQINYAVVGTTNKTELKTGFYVKYGDDSVDIEPIMHLYKTQVFELAKELKIPEKIINKSPSPDLIPGITDEYAMGISYNDLDRILIKIENNEDLSNEDKNMVEKVKEILKAAKYREIKNIYME, from the coding sequence ATGATTAAAAAAATAGAATCGTTTATAGAAGAAAAGATAAAAGAGTATGAATATAACGGAGCTATGATAGGAATAAGTGGTGGAATAGATTCTGCTGTGGTTGGAAAATTATGTGTGGAAGCACTTGGAAAAGAAAACGTAAAGGGGTTAATATTACCAGAAAGGGATTCATCACCAGAAACAATTGAAGATGCTAAATTGGTATGTGATTTTTTGGGGATTGATTATAAAATTGTAAAAATATCTCCAATTTTAAGAAAAATAGGTGTATATAATTTAGAACCACCCACGTTTTTTATACCAAGAAAGATTCAGGAAAATTATGTTAAAAAAGAATTCGAAAAAAGAAATTATATAAACGATTTAAAAAATCAAGGAGATAAAGATTTTTTAAAAGGTTTAGCATATTATAGGATAAAGCATAGAATAAGGATGGTATTATTATATTTTTATGCAGAACAAATAAATTATGCAGTTGTTGGGACCACAAATAAAACAGAATTAAAAACAGGATTTTATGTAAAATATGGAGATGATTCTGTAGATATAGAACCTATAATGCATTTGTATAAAACACAAGTGTTTGAATTAGCAAAAGAGTTAAAAATACCGGAAAAGATAATAAATAAATCACCTTCACCTGATTTAATTCCTGGAATAACAGATGAATATGCAATGGGTATTAGTTATAATGATTTAGATAGAATATTAATTAAAATAGAAAACAATGAAGATTTAAGCAATGAAGATAAAAATATGGTTGAAAAAGTAAAAGAAATTTTGAAAGCAGCTAAATATAGAGAAATAAAAAATATTTACATGGAGTGA
- the sdaAB gene encoding L-serine ammonia-lyase, iron-sulfur-dependent subunit beta, whose translation MGMLDVVGPVMVGPSSSHTLGALKIARFAYKLIEGIPDEVEFYLHGSFAKTYLGHGTDRALIAGVLGLREYDYDIKNAYELAKKNNLKYTFIKSDLGDVHPNTVLIRLKKEDKINEIQGASIGGGAIKITKINGVDCDLSGDYNTLIIVNKDIKGALENILSIIHVNVANLYLKRTNILEGRALTILELDEKPSNLNELEKLECVIKYFYVGSDN comes from the coding sequence ATGGGTATGCTTGATGTAGTCGGTCCTGTTATGGTTGGTCCTTCAAGTTCTCATACGCTTGGAGCATTAAAAATTGCCAGATTTGCATATAAACTCATTGAAGGCATTCCAGATGAAGTGGAATTTTATTTACACGGTTCTTTTGCAAAAACTTATTTAGGACATGGAACTGATAGAGCTTTAATTGCCGGCGTTTTAGGATTACGAGAATATGATTATGATATTAAAAACGCATATGAATTAGCAAAAAAAAATAATCTTAAATATACGTTTATAAAATCTGATCTTGGTGATGTTCATCCAAATACTGTTCTCATTAGATTAAAGAAAGAAGATAAAATAAACGAAATACAGGGTGCTTCTATTGGTGGCGGTGCAATAAAAATCACTAAAATAAATGGTGTAGATTGTGATTTATCTGGAGACTATAATACTCTGATTATAGTCAATAAGGATATAAAAGGAGCTTTAGAAAATATTCTAAGTATTATCCATGTCAATGTTGCAAATCTCTATTTAAAAAGAACAAATATACTAGAAGGTCGAGCCCTAACAATTTTAGAATTAGATGAAAAACCTTCTAATTTAAACGAATTAGAAAAATTAGAATGTGTAATTAAATATTTTTATGTTGGAAGTGATAATTAA
- the sdaAA gene encoding L-serine ammonia-lyase, iron-sulfur-dependent, subunit alpha — protein sequence MTFKHLLDMWKETNIPFEEIILTEEMVETGMDPTIIRNNMKKLVEVMLTEAEKNYGKKHDSLTGLTGNNAPKLLNHSPKLLSEFNYVATVTAISTAENNAAMGRIVACPTAGACGVVPAILYALKTIHNASFNDLVSSFIIAGAIGNIVAKKATISGAAGGCQAEIGTAAAMASAALTYYFSKDAEKCGHAASLALKSLMGLVCDPVGGFVEVPCVKRNASAANVAITTAEMALAGIESVIPFDEVVDAMYRVGKMMHEDLRETGNGGIAATPTAKKLVEDIRKSWK from the coding sequence ATGACATTTAAACATCTCTTAGATATGTGGAAAGAAACAAATATTCCTTTTGAAGAAATTATATTAACTGAAGAAATGGTTGAAACAGGTATGGATCCAACTATTATTAGAAATAATATGAAAAAATTGGTTGAAGTAATGCTTACAGAAGCTGAAAAAAATTACGGAAAAAAACACGATAGTTTAACTGGTTTAACCGGAAACAATGCACCAAAATTACTAAATCACTCTCCGAAATTATTAAGTGAATTCAATTATGTTGCAACTGTAACTGCGATATCTACAGCAGAAAATAATGCTGCAATGGGTAGAATTGTCGCATGCCCGACTGCAGGTGCCTGTGGCGTTGTACCGGCAATACTATACGCATTAAAAACTATTCATAATGCTTCTTTTAATGATTTAGTTTCATCATTTATAATTGCTGGTGCAATTGGAAATATTGTTGCAAAAAAAGCTACTATATCTGGAGCAGCTGGAGGGTGTCAGGCAGAAATTGGAACAGCTGCTGCTATGGCCTCTGCTGCATTAACATATTATTTTTCAAAAGATGCTGAGAAATGTGGTCATGCTGCATCTTTAGCATTAAAATCATTAATGGGACTTGTTTGTGATCCAGTTGGGGGATTTGTTGAGGTACCATGTGTAAAAAGAAATGCATCTGCTGCAAATGTTGCTATTACCACAGCAGAAATGGCTTTAGCTGGTATTGAAAGTGTAATTCCGTTTGATGAAGTTGTTGATGCTATGTATAGAGTTGGAAAAATGATGCATGAGGATTTAAGAGAAACCGGAAATGGTGGAATCGCAGCTACACCAACTGCTAAAAAATTAGTTGAAGATATTAGAAAGAGCTGGAAATAA
- the eno gene encoding phosphopyruvate hydratase has product MRAIIKNVSAMEILDSRGNPTVEVEVTLEDGTIGVAGVPSGASTGVHEAVELRDGDKKRYNGKGVLKAVNNVNEKIAPKIIGLSSFDQEDIDNLMIELDGTPNKANLGANAILGVSLAIARASANYLKIPLFEYIGGITAKRLPTPMFNILNGGVHANWQGPDLQEFMICPVGAPNFREALRWASETYHTLKSVLKSKKYSVGVGDEGGFAPSLKSNSEALEVIVEAIEKAGYKPMEDIAIAMDPASSEFYDSDSNLYILKSEGKKLTAEEMVDMYAKWIEKYPIILIEDGLSEDDWEGWKILNKKLGNKIELVGDDLFVTNVKRIEKGIKENVANSALIKLNQIGTLTETIAAIKLAYSAGWGAMVSHRSGETVDSFISDFVVGMDTGHIKTGAPCRGERIEKYNQLLRIEKKLGKNAEYAGRNGFVR; this is encoded by the coding sequence ATGAGAGCTATTATTAAAAATGTTTCTGCTATGGAAATTTTAGATTCAAGAGGTAATCCTACTGTTGAAGTAGAAGTAACTTTAGAAGATGGAACTATTGGAGTTGCTGGGGTTCCTTCAGGCGCATCTACAGGTGTTCATGAAGCGGTAGAGTTACGTGATGGTGATAAAAAAAGATATAATGGAAAAGGTGTTTTAAAAGCTGTTAACAACGTCAATGAAAAAATTGCTCCAAAAATTATTGGATTAAGTTCATTTGATCAAGAAGATATTGACAATTTAATGATTGAGTTGGATGGTACTCCGAATAAAGCTAATTTAGGTGCTAATGCCATTTTAGGAGTTAGTCTTGCTATTGCAAGAGCATCTGCTAATTATTTAAAAATACCACTTTTCGAATATATTGGAGGAATCACTGCTAAAAGGTTACCTACTCCTATGTTTAATATATTAAATGGTGGTGTCCACGCGAATTGGCAAGGCCCTGATCTTCAGGAATTTATGATCTGTCCTGTAGGCGCTCCAAATTTTAGAGAAGCTTTAAGATGGGCTAGTGAAACTTATCATACTCTAAAATCTGTTTTAAAATCAAAAAAATATTCTGTAGGTGTTGGTGATGAAGGTGGATTTGCTCCTTCATTAAAATCTAATTCAGAAGCTCTTGAAGTTATAGTAGAAGCTATAGAAAAAGCGGGTTACAAACCTATGGAAGATATTGCAATTGCCATGGATCCGGCATCAAGTGAATTTTATGATTCAGATTCAAACTTATATATTTTAAAGTCAGAAGGAAAAAAGCTAACTGCTGAAGAAATGGTTGATATGTATGCTAAATGGATAGAAAAATATCCTATTATTTTAATTGAAGACGGACTTTCCGAAGACGATTGGGAAGGGTGGAAAATTCTAAATAAAAAACTTGGTAATAAAATCGAGCTGGTAGGTGATGATCTATTTGTTACTAATGTAAAAAGAATCGAGAAAGGTATTAAAGAAAATGTAGCCAATAGTGCTTTAATAAAATTAAATCAAATTGGAACTTTAACTGAAACTATTGCTGCAATAAAATTAGCATATAGTGCTGGTTGGGGGGCAATGGTATCTCATAGGAGTGGTGAAACTGTTGATAGTTTCATATCAGATTTTGTTGTGGGTATGGATACAGGGCATATTAAAACTGGTGCTCCTTGTAGAGGAGAAAGAATTGAAAAATATAATCAATTATTAAGAATTGAAAAGAAATTGGGAAAAAATGCTGAATATGCTGGAAGAAATGGTTTTGTAAGATGA
- a CDS encoding patatin-like phospholipase family protein produces MGCGSIKKFIVILLLLLNVIVFSKTLLVLGGGGAAGAYEIGVLKYITENNVEIDGIYGVSAGALNGAGFVMGKLDEVEKLWKSIDDDDIFDLNIKDHHPKLKPFVFDPSPLYTFLKKIISEDLILKSKYDYGILTFNMTDFKPVFIRKEEMKGKMVDFIFASASYPLFGAIEIDGKKYTDGGVFSNTYPALLAEKYGYDEVIAVYPVIDLPTDWVIYSILKTKKNIIIIRPSDSVPFPLDFSPDYSKTLIEMGYEDAKKILSKK; encoded by the coding sequence ATGGGATGTGGGAGTATAAAAAAATTTATAGTAATTTTATTGCTATTATTAAATGTTATAGTTTTTTCAAAAACATTGTTAGTGCTCGGTGGCGGTGGAGCGGCTGGAGCATATGAAATAGGTGTATTGAAATATATAACTGAAAATAATGTTGAAATAGATGGAATTTATGGAGTTTCAGCAGGAGCATTAAATGGAGCGGGTTTTGTTATGGGTAAATTAGATGAAGTAGAGAAATTATGGAAAAGTATTGATGATGATGATATTTTTGATTTAAACATAAAAGATCATCACCCCAAGTTAAAACCGTTTGTTTTTGATCCATCACCGTTATACACATTTTTGAAAAAAATTATATCTGAAGATTTAATTTTGAAATCAAAATACGATTATGGAATATTGACATTTAATATGACAGATTTTAAACCTGTTTTTATAAGAAAAGAAGAAATGAAAGGAAAAATGGTGGATTTTATATTTGCAAGTGCAAGTTATCCTTTATTTGGAGCTATTGAGATAGATGGGAAAAAATATACTGATGGAGGAGTATTTTCTAATACATATCCAGCATTATTAGCAGAAAAATATGGTTATGATGAGGTTATAGCAGTATATCCTGTAATAGATTTACCAACAGATTGGGTAATATATTCTATTTTAAAGACAAAAAAGAATATAATAATTATTAGACCTTCAGATTCTGTTCCATTTCCATTAGATTTTTCACCTGATTATTCCAAAACATTAATAGAAATGGGTTATGAAGATGCAAAAAAAATTTTATCTAAAAAATAG
- a CDS encoding AAA family ATPase produces MKLKRLPIGRSDFKSIIEDDMYYIDKSMLIKEIIESGDVILITRPRRFGKTLNMSMMKYFFRNDQDNKHLFEGLKIWNEKEIIEKYLNKYPVIYITFKDLKQKNYEDMIKSVKYTITDLYRKHKESIDVLEEFEKDDYIEIAKGIADNVKYENSLKNLSEYLYRYYKQKVILLIDEYDTPIQQSYLNGYYNEFINFMGNILGNALKDNEYLEKGVLTGITRVAKESIFTGVNNLQASTVLSELFNDKFGLTWEEVEKTLKDYGLEYEKEKVIEWYNGYNFGGLEIYNPYSIINLARNKGEIKYYWINSSGNALIKQLIRESTAEVKTKIEELIEGKEIESSIDENLVYGDLDKSTEESIWTLFLFTGYLTWTKHTGEEGEPRYSLKITNKETLQFFKKTVVDIIKESKIHYESILMELIHENYEEFKIAFKKIVERTISYFDVSGEEPERFYHGLILGMVVGLSKKYIVKSNREAGYGRANLILIPKEKTEPGIIFEFKKHYIKEGDLKNSAELGIKQIEEKGYEEEIKSYGIEKIIKVAIAFDKKNVEIIVK; encoded by the coding sequence ATGAAATTAAAACGGCTACCAATAGGTCGGAGTGATTTTAAAAGTATAATAGAAGACGATATGTATTATATAGATAAAAGTATGCTGATAAAAGAAATAATAGAAAGTGGAGATGTAATATTAATAACCAGGCCAAGAAGGTTTGGAAAAACATTAAATATGAGCATGATGAAATATTTTTTTAGAAACGATCAGGATAATAAACATTTATTTGAAGGACTAAAAATCTGGAATGAAAAAGAGATAATAGAAAAATATTTAAATAAATATCCTGTTATATATATAACGTTTAAAGATTTAAAACAAAAAAATTATGAAGATATGATAAAATCGGTAAAATATACAATAACGGATTTATATAGAAAACACAAAGAATCAATAGATGTATTGGAAGAATTTGAAAAAGACGATTATATAGAAATAGCAAAAGGTATTGCAGATAATGTAAAATATGAAAACAGCCTAAAAAATCTAAGTGAATATCTCTACCGATATTACAAACAAAAAGTAATATTATTAATAGACGAATATGATACACCAATACAACAATCATATTTAAATGGATATTATAATGAATTCATAAACTTCATGGGAAATATATTAGGAAATGCATTAAAAGACAATGAGTATTTAGAAAAAGGGGTATTAACAGGAATAACAAGAGTGGCAAAAGAAAGTATATTCACAGGAGTAAATAATCTTCAAGCATCAACAGTATTGAGTGAATTATTCAATGACAAATTTGGATTAACATGGGAAGAAGTAGAAAAAACATTAAAGGACTATGGATTAGAATATGAAAAAGAAAAAGTAATAGAATGGTATAATGGATATAATTTTGGAGGATTAGAAATATACAATCCATATTCAATAATAAATCTGGCAAGAAATAAAGGTGAAATAAAATACTATTGGATAAATAGCAGTGGAAATGCATTAATAAAACAACTAATAAGAGAAAGTACAGCAGAAGTAAAAACAAAAATAGAAGAATTAATAGAAGGAAAAGAAATAGAAAGTAGTATAGATGAAAATTTAGTATATGGAGATTTAGACAAAAGCACAGAAGAAAGCATATGGACATTATTTCTATTCACAGGATACTTAACCTGGACAAAACATACAGGCGAAGAAGGAGAACCGAGATATAGTCTTAAAATAACAAACAAAGAAACATTACAATTCTTCAAAAAAACAGTGGTGGATATAATAAAAGAAAGTAAAATACATTATGAAAGCATATTAATGGAATTAATACATGAAAACTATGAAGAATTTAAAATAGCATTTAAAAAGATAGTAGAAAGAACAATAAGTTATTTTGATGTAAGTGGAGAAGAACCAGAAAGGTTTTATCATGGATTAATACTGGGAATGGTAGTGGGACTAAGCAAAAAATACATAGTAAAAAGCAATAGAGAAGCGGGATATGGAAGAGCAAATTTAATATTAATACCTAAAGAAAAAACAGAACCAGGAATAATATTTGAATTCAAAAAACATTACATAAAAGAAGGGGATTTAAAAAACAGTGCAGAATTAGGGATAAAACAAATAGAAGAAAAAGGATATGAAGAAGAAATAAAAAGTTATGGAATAGAGAAAATTATAAAAGTTGCAATTGCTTTTGATAAGAAAAATGTGGAAATAATAGTGAAATAA
- a CDS encoding efflux RND transporter permease subunit, with translation MERYVEFVFNNRKKLLILLVIINITALIGLFQIRLNVDMKAFLPSSSEYLDSYSIIEKKYDLSDQLMVMLETDKNPLEDLDLYRKLWSLQRELESIKGINFISSLFPQSFPGYNIKSPEDINENFLNKISQISMFKDKFFKEKDGKYYTLLTIPLKTDDFKVIDKIEEVLKAVTHYNGGTLYFTKKLFDYLLSIVIFLPPFAFLTMLLIFSLQLGSKKLALFSVIPAGLGALWTLGLMGWSGRELSLASVLVPIFTIIMGSADGMHFLTHYVEYIERGLDKKSATVETLKSTGIAMIMTTVTTIIGFISMVFINSNMMKEMGLWTSFGIGFAGIATLYILPVIIAGDVELKRKKAHMFDASFVKKFWNRKGVYTYIILILIFALLIPSITIKFDQISMFKKFTKVRKDYEKLSSVFDFNIPVMVDFQTKKDPLDKTYLDEMKKLENTLSDNISMFNYPQQFLDVMGKEFFNFKSYPNPIQVLIIKNAVKNNPSIPLFDLIKGKSYLGIITTKDNNQDTLEKIQKVVYNLKNEDVFTDIKVSGMPYVFNEMNTTVLNSQIKSIIISLILVLISIFIMIRSIKISFYGILPLLGALIVEFGVMALFKIPLSILSALMANITIGVGVDYAIHMIGTYRYYKTRSKNPIEDTFNVVQKPILANAIGLALGLSILNFSPFAFHTYLSIIMWVGMISASMFTLMLLPNFLKSER, from the coding sequence ATGGAAAGATATGTAGAATTTGTATTTAATAACAGAAAAAAACTATTGATATTATTAGTAATAATTAACATTACCGCATTAATAGGATTATTTCAAATTAGACTGAATGTTGATATGAAAGCCTTTTTACCAAGTAGTTCTGAATATTTAGATAGTTATTCTATTATAGAAAAAAAGTATGATTTATCAGATCAACTTATGGTGATGTTAGAAACAGATAAAAATCCATTAGAAGATTTAGATTTATATAGAAAATTATGGTCATTGCAAAGAGAATTGGAGAGTATAAAAGGAATAAATTTTATTTCCAGTTTATTTCCTCAATCATTTCCTGGATATAATATAAAATCTCCTGAGGATATTAATGAGAATTTTTTAAATAAAATTTCTCAAATATCTATGTTTAAAGATAAGTTCTTTAAAGAAAAAGATGGGAAATATTATACCTTACTAACAATTCCTTTAAAAACTGACGATTTTAAAGTAATAGATAAAATTGAGGAAGTATTAAAAGCCGTTACTCATTATAACGGTGGAACGTTATATTTTACTAAAAAATTATTTGATTATCTGTTGAGTATAGTTATATTTTTGCCACCATTTGCATTTTTAACAATGTTATTAATCTTTTCTCTTCAATTAGGGTCAAAGAAACTAGCATTATTTTCTGTTATACCTGCAGGATTAGGTGCATTATGGACATTAGGATTAATGGGATGGTCTGGAAGGGAATTGAGTTTAGCAAGTGTTTTAGTTCCAATTTTTACAATTATCATGGGTAGTGCTGATGGTATGCATTTTTTAACTCATTATGTAGAATATATAGAAAGAGGATTAGATAAAAAAAGTGCAACTGTAGAAACATTAAAAAGTACAGGTATTGCAATGATAATGACAACAGTTACTACAATAATAGGATTTATTTCCATGGTATTTATTAATTCAAATATGATGAAAGAAATGGGTTTATGGACATCATTTGGTATAGGTTTTGCTGGCATAGCAACATTATATATATTACCTGTAATTATTGCTGGTGATGTTGAACTAAAAAGAAAAAAAGCACATATGTTTGATGCAAGCTTTGTTAAAAAATTTTGGAATAGAAAGGGAGTATATACGTACATAATATTAATTTTGATATTTGCATTATTAATTCCATCAATTACAATTAAATTTGATCAGATAAGTATGTTTAAAAAATTCACTAAAGTAAGAAAAGATTATGAGAAATTATCATCAGTATTTGATTTTAATATACCTGTCATGGTTGATTTTCAAACAAAGAAGGATCCATTAGATAAAACATATTTAGATGAAATGAAAAAACTGGAAAATACGCTGAGCGATAATATATCTATGTTTAATTATCCACAACAATTTTTAGATGTAATGGGAAAAGAATTTTTTAATTTCAAATCGTATCCAAATCCTATTCAAGTATTAATAATAAAAAATGCAGTTAAAAATAATCCATCTATACCATTATTTGATTTAATAAAAGGAAAGAGCTATTTAGGAATAATAACCACAAAAGATAATAATCAAGATACATTAGAGAAAATACAAAAAGTTGTATACAATTTAAAGAACGAAGATGTGTTTACTGATATAAAAGTATCTGGAATGCCTTATGTATTTAATGAAATGAATACTACAGTTTTAAATAGTCAAATAAAAAGTATTATTATTAGTTTGATATTGGTGTTAATATCTATATTTATAATGATAAGAAGTATAAAAATTTCTTTTTATGGAATACTGCCATTATTAGGCGCTTTAATTGTTGAATTTGGAGTAATGGCATTATTTAAAATACCGCTAAGTATACTAAGTGCATTGATGGCTAATATTACAATAGGTGTTGGTGTTGATTATGCAATTCATATGATAGGAACATATAGATATTATAAGACAAGGAGTAAAAATCCAATAGAAGATACATTTAATGTTGTACAAAAACCAATATTAGCTAATGCTATAGGATTGGCATTAGGATTATCAATTTTGAATTTTTCACCATTTGCTTTCCATACATATTTATCGATAATAATGTGGGTAGGTATGATTAGTGCATCGATGTTCACATTAATGTTATTACCAAATTTCTTAAAAAGTGAAAGATAA
- a CDS encoding TetR/AcrR family transcriptional regulator has product MKGGEIINSLKEKILNTSIELFYKKGFEATGVREISKKAKVSPSMINYHFGSKKGILKEIMELFFSYMEEYLNKEHVEEKKFEERIRMAIKSLVIALRKNEKMFKIIMTQIPDDDIDLIEYRTEKMKKIILGKIFLDEFKGFNSNVKYEIIGPALSGMIFSHFLLKDIATQISGKIFDDEFYEIYPDYIADIYLYGALKKLKE; this is encoded by the coding sequence TTGAAAGGTGGTGAAATTATTAATTCATTAAAAGAAAAGATATTAAATACCTCTATAGAATTATTTTATAAAAAGGGTTTTGAGGCAACAGGTGTCAGAGAAATATCAAAGAAAGCAAAAGTTAGTCCGTCTATGATAAATTATCATTTTGGTTCTAAAAAAGGTATATTAAAAGAGATAATGGAACTTTTCTTTTCTTATATGGAAGAGTATTTAAACAAAGAACACGTAGAAGAAAAAAAATTTGAAGAAAGAATCAGAATGGCAATTAAATCTTTAGTAATAGCATTAAGAAAAAATGAGAAAATGTTTAAAATCATAATGACACAAATTCCAGATGATGATATTGATTTAATAGAATATAGAACAGAAAAAATGAAAAAAATCATATTAGGAAAAATATTTTTAGATGAATTTAAAGGATTTAATAGTAATGTTAAGTATGAAATAATAGGTCCAGCATTAAGTGGTATGATATTTTCACACTTTTTATTAAAAGATATTGCTACTCAAATTTCAGGAAAAATATTTGATGATGAATTTTATGAAATTTATCCAGATTATATAGCAGATATATATTTATATGGAGCTTTAAAAAAATTAAAGGAATAA
- a CDS encoding PDDEXK nuclease domain-containing protein has protein sequence MSDLLKDNDYANWLKDLKKKFREAQLKAAVKVNSELLNFYWDLGKEIVEKQKEEKWGTKFLERLSKDLMSEFPDVKGFSLRNLKYIRQWYLFWNKVNEIGQQVVARFEIEKKLQIIELITQIPWGHNLTIISKCKAPEEALFYVKKTIENGWSRNVLTHQIESNLYERTGKAITNFETTLPAIQSDLAKETLKDPYCFDFLTIKEDYNEKELEDDLLNHLTKFLLELGNGFSFLGRQYKLEIGEDEFYIDLLFYHVKLHSYVVVELKTGKFKPEYAGKLNFYVSAVDNILKTEMDNPTIGLLICKSKNNTVVEYSLRDISKPIGVTEYKITKDLPKEYKSSLPEIEEIEEELSMIEKKKKHKL, from the coding sequence ATGAGCGATCTATTAAAAGATAATGATTATGCTAATTGGTTAAAAGATTTAAAGAAAAAATTCAGAGAAGCACAGCTTAAAGCAGCTGTTAAAGTTAATTCAGAACTACTTAACTTTTATTGGGATCTTGGAAAAGAAATTGTTGAAAAACAGAAAGAAGAAAAATGGGGAACAAAATTTCTTGAAAGGTTAAGTAAAGATTTGATGTCAGAATTTCCTGATGTAAAAGGTTTTTCATTAAGAAATTTAAAGTATATTCGACAATGGTATTTGTTTTGGAATAAAGTTAATGAAATTGGGCAACAAGTTGTTGCCCGATTCGAAATTGAAAAAAAATTACAAATTATTGAACTAATTACACAAATTCCATGGGGACATAATCTTACGATAATTTCAAAATGCAAAGCTCCAGAAGAAGCTTTGTTTTATGTAAAGAAAACCATAGAAAATGGATGGTCAAGAAATGTTTTGACCCATCAAATAGAAAGTAATTTGTATGAAAGAACAGGAAAAGCAATTACAAATTTTGAAACAACATTACCAGCTATTCAATCCGATCTTGCTAAAGAAACGTTAAAAGATCCATATTGTTTTGATTTTCTTACAATAAAAGAAGATTATAACGAAAAAGAACTTGAAGATGATTTGCTAAATCATCTAACAAAATTCTTACTCGAACTCGGAAATGGATTTTCATTTTTAGGAAGACAATACAAACTTGAAATAGGAGAAGACGAATTCTATATAGATTTATTATTTTATCATGTAAAGCTTCATAGCTATGTAGTTGTTGAATTAAAAACAGGAAAATTCAAACCCGAATATGCTGGAAAATTGAATTTTTATGTTTCTGCTGTAGATAATATATTAAAAACAGAAATGGATAATCCAACCATAGGATTACTTATTTGTAAATCAAAAAACAATACAGTAGTTGAATACTCTCTGCGAGATATCTCAAAACCAATAGGTGTAACTGAATATAAGATAACAAAAGATTTACCGAAAGAATATAAATCTTCTTTACCTGAGATTGAAGAAATAGAAGAAGAATTGAGTATGATTGAAAAAAAGAAAAAACATAAGTTATAA